One Spinacia oleracea cultivar Varoflay chromosome 4, BTI_SOV_V1, whole genome shotgun sequence DNA segment encodes these proteins:
- the LOC130471339 gene encoding uncharacterized protein: MPTSKYNGTTDPENHSTAFEQHMMLYSDSDAMWCKVFQTTLSGVAADWYKKLPAGSIFSFRQIHEDFVRRFISKVERKKTSGELMSISHKHKEPLREYLTRFNNESITIPDFQQEITVLALLRGMQDCELKKYLGRKSFTTLGEDLKKANEYIRSDELMLISHPTMGGQTAPPARKDQPPSHQRMDRSAAWRKPLPLDTPGNSKNFCVFHNDHGHYTEHCKELRDNIEELVRNRYMSQYNARQDHSSGNSRQQSQQHHVPYVPTQSGYSQPASRIEQAPPTRQEIRSQLESSRDGADRGKKPTVWVISRGPIHGGTIIGSTRVAGLSRSACVSLSTEVNSAHSLEIF, encoded by the exons ATGCCGACAAGCAAGTACAACGGCACCACAGATCCCGAAAACCATTCTACCGCTTTCGAGCAACACATGATGTTGTACTCAGATTCAGACGCAATGTGGTGCAAGGTGTTCCAAACCACCCTGTCAGGAGTTGCGGCTGATTGGTACAAGAAATTACCTGCAGGGTCGATATTTAGTTTCAGGCAGATACATGAGGATTTTGTGAGACGTTTTATCAGTAAGGTGGAGAGGAAGAAGACATCTGGAGAACTGATGTCGATTTCACATAAGCATAAGGAACCTTTAAGAGAGTACTTGACCCGTTTCAACAATGAATCCATCACCATACCCGATTTCCAGCAGGAGATAACAGTTTTGGCCCTGTTGAGAGGAATGCAAGACTGCGAGCTTAAGAAATATCTAGGGAGGAAATCGTTTACCACCCTAGGGGAGGATTTGAAGAAAGCAAACGAATACATCAGGAGCGATGAGTTAATGCTGATATCACATCCGACGATGGGAGGACAGACAGCCCCACCTGCTAGAAAAGATCAGCCTCCATCACATCAACGGA TGGATAGGTCAGCCGCTTGGAGAAAGCCGTTACCATTGGATACTCCAGGTAACTCAAAAAACTTTTGTGTTTTCCATAACGATCACGGTCATTACACAGAACATTGTAAAGAGCTGAGGGATAACATCGAAGAGCTGGTAAGAAACAGATATATGTCCCAGTACAATGCCCGTCAAGACCATAGCAGTGGAAATAGTAGACAACAGAGCCAGCAACATCATGTCCCCTATGTCCCCACTCAGTCAGGATATTCTCAGCCTGCTAGTAGAATTGAGCAAGCACCACCAACTAGACAGGAGATTCGATCCCAACTAGAGTCGAGTAGAGACGGGGCTGATAGGGGAAAGAAGCCTACTGTTTGGGTCATCTCAAGAGGGCCAATACACGGAGGCACGATCATCGGGTCAACTCGGGTCGCCGGTTTGTCAAGATCAGCATGCGTCTCCTTGTCTACAGAAGTCAACTCCGCACACTCATTAGAAATCTTCTAA
- the LOC110794729 gene encoding protein ACCELERATED CELL DEATH 6-like has protein sequence MCKRIGLDPRIKATYFKDKTNLLEVRNSLFIVAALLATISLTAGFTLPGGFHQETGAAILGKKPTFLVFLVSDALALFFSMLVLICLTWSMVFDASKSLVMIDRSMVLLRLALNFTLLAFMTGVYVVIAPKSLWAAILIIVIMSSLIGISVNKTLLYNLLEYVYKFIPTLIKKHRGRIDVEQGIPNEQDHFHDA, from the exons ATGTGCAAAAGAATTGGACTTGACCCGAGGATAAAAGCAACATATTTCAAAGATAAGACAAATTTGTTAGAAGTGCGTAACTCTTTATTCATAGTAGCGGCTTTATTAGCAACCATTTCGCTCACTGCTGGATTCACACTCCCTGGTGGATTCCATCAAGAAACTGGAGCAGCAATTTTAGGAAAGAAGCCAACTTTCCTAGTGTTTTTGGTATCTGACGCGTTggctttatttttttcaatgttGGTGTTGATTTGTCTCACATGGTCCATGGTTTTCGATGCCAGTAAATCATTGGTGATGATTGATCGAAGTATGGTGTTACTCCGTTTAGCACTTAACTTCACCTTATTGGCGTTCATGACTGGTGTATATGTTGTTATAGCCCCAAAGTCATTGTGGGCAGCTATTCTAATTATTGTAATCATGAGTTCCCTCATTGGAATTTCCGTAAACAAGACTTTATTGTATAATTTACTAGAGTATGTATACAAGTTCATCCCTACTCTAATTAAAAAGCACAGAGGTCGAATCGATGTGGAACAG GGCATCCCTAATGAACAAGATCACTTTCATGATGCTTAG